GATCGTCACGGTGTCGGTCGGCTGCGTGTCCAGCACGACGGCGTAGGAGGCTGTCGAGCTTTCTTTTATGGTTAATTCCCTTGGGGACACGGTCACGCCCGGACTCTGCGCCACGGCCCGGGGCGCGGGCAGGAGGAGAAGCACCGCGAGAAGGGCAAGTCCGATCCGCGTCACGTTCCCTTCGCACCGAACGGATTCGCGCCATAAACCAGATCCGGGACTTAGCATGGGGGGGGGGTGAGGATGAGGAGAAAGTATCCGGGACCGAAGCGTGACGTTGAATTTTTCCTTCTGCTCCCGCCTTAAGTTTCAGAAGAAAACTTGTCATCCAGTCTCACCTACCTGTCCCCTTCTCCGAAATTCAGCTGTTCCACTTTCCTTCCTCCGGCATTGTCTTGTATCCACACCCACAGCCACCCTGTAATTGACGGGGGGGGTGAGAGTATATGTTTACACGGATCGCCCCTTGAATACAAGGGTATTTTAGAAGTGCCTTAAATAAGACCGTCTTTGTCTTTCGATACTTTTGGGAAAAGCTCCGTCACGTTCTCAAAAACAATTTGAGTGAACTCCTCAAGAGACAGCCCCCTGAGCTCCGAAATAAGCCTGGCCACATGAACTACATTGCACGGCTCATTCGGTTTCCCCCTCTGGGGCACCGGCGCTAGGTAAGGAGAATCCGTCTCGTAAAGAAGCCTCTCGATGGGAATTCTGGCCGCCGCGTCCCTTACCTCCTCGGCCCTCTTGAAAGTCACTATGCCGGAGAAGGAAATAAAAAAACCGAGATCAAGATACTTTTTCGCCGTTTCGTAATCCCCTGAAAAACAATGAATAACTCCCGGCCTTGGACCGAGATCAGCCTCCCGGAGCATTGAAAGCAGCTCCTCCTCAGCGTCTCTTACGTGAACCACGAATGGTAGATTGCGTCTCTTTGCGAGCTCCATATGCGCCTCAAACGACCTTATCTGATCTTCCCTGGGGGAATTCATGTAGTGATAATCAAGCCCGGTTTCTCCAATCGCCACTACCTTGGGGTCTTCGGCCATCCCCTCAAACTCCCGCATCACCTCTTCATTGAAACTGGAAGCGGAGTGCGGGTGGATTCCAACCGACACGTAAACTCCCCTGTATTTCCTCGAAAGCTCTATGGTGGCAAGCGAGGACTCAATCCCCGTCCCGATGGATATGATCTTCCCAACTCCCTCGGCCGCGGCTTTTGACACGGCGCCCACAGGGTCTTCAATGCTGAGCAGATGGGCGTGGGAATCAACCAGCATGCGGTCTATTTCTTCTCCTTAAGGAGACCCGTTACCTCGTCGAGAAACTCGTTTACGTCCTTAAACGACCTGTAGACCGAAGCGAACCTTACGTACGCGACCTGATCGATATCATAAAGCTTGTCTATCAGCTTTTTCCCTATCTCTTCGCTTGATATCTCCCGCTCTCCCCTCTCGAGAAGCTCCTTTTCGAGACCGGAAACAAAATCCTCTATAACCTCAGTGCTTACCGGCCTTTTCTCGCACGCCTTGCGCATTCCGGCTATTATCTTGTTGCGGTCAAACTCTTCCCTGCGACCGTCCTTTTTCACCACCATCACCTCGGCGTGGTGTATTCTCTCGTAGGTGGTAAATCTCTCCTGGCAGTCATTGCACTCCCTGCGTCTTCTGACGGAGAAACCGTCTTTTCCTTCTCTTGAATCAACTACTCTGGTGTCATCAGATTTGCAGAAAGGGCACTTCATTCTTTTATCCGCCGAGTCTGTGACCGTAAACGGGAAAACGCAGGCACAGTTCCTTCACGTCTTCCTTTATTCTGCCGAGAACCTTTTCATCCTCATGATTGTTAAAAGCTTCCATTATGAAGCCCGATATCGCGTCGATTTCCGGTTCCTTCATCCCTCTTGTGGTAATCGCGGGAGTTCCGATCCTTACGCCGCTTGTGACCATGGGAGGACGGGGATCGAAGGGAATAGTGTTTTTATTAACCGTTATGCCCGCCTTCTCAAGCGTCTGTTCAACAACCTGCCCGGTAAACTCCGTCTCCGTGAGATCGACAAGCACCAGATGGTTATCGGTTCCGCCCGAGACGAGCTTAAGACCCGCGTTTAGGAGATTTTCCCCGAGACGTTGTGCGTTTTTCACTATCTGGCGCTGGTACTCTAAGAACTCGGGCGTAAGAGCCTCCTTGAACGCAACGGCCTTGGCCGCTATGACATGCATAAGCGGACCGCCCTGGGTTCCGGGAAAAACCCTGCTGTTCACGGTCTTTGCGTGCTCTTCCTTCATCATTACCATGCCGCCTCGCGGTCCCCGAAGGGTTTTATGGGTGGTAGTCGTCACGAAATCGCAGTGGGGCACGGGATCCGAGTGAAGTCCGGCGACCACAAGTCCCGCCGGATGCGCTATGTCCGCCAGCAAAAGCGCCCCGCACTCATCCGCTATGCTTCTGAATTTCGCGTAGTCCACGTCCCTCGGGTAAGCGCTCCAGCCGGCGATTATGAGTCCCGGGGAGTGTTCCAGGGCAAGCTCCCTCACCTCATCGTAATCGATTGTTCCCGTTTCTTTTGAAACCCCGTAGGCAACAACGTTGTAGAGCCGTCCCGAAAAATTAACGGGGTGTCCGTGGGTAAGATGTCCTCCGTGGTCAAGCCTCATGCCCAAGACAGTCTCTCCAGGCTTAAGCGCGGCGAAGAACACGGCCATGTTCGCCTGGGCTCCCGAGTGCGGTTGCACATTAACGGCGTCAGCACCGAAAAGCTCAAGGGCCCTCTCTCGCGCTAGGTCCTCGGCCACGTCAACGAATTCACAACCTCCGTAATAACGCCTTCCTGGGAGACCTTCGGCATATTTGTTAGTAAGCACAGACCCCATGGCCTCCATGACGGCGTCGCTAACGTAGTTCTCAGACGCTATCATCTCGAGTTTCCATTCCTGGCGCTGTGTTTCCATGCGGATAACTTCCGCTATCCGCTCATCAACCGTCTTTAGATGACTCATCTACTCGCCTCGAAACGAAAAAGTA
Above is a window of Candidatus Dadabacteria bacterium DNA encoding:
- a CDS encoding TatD family deoxyribonuclease; translation: MLVDSHAHLLSIEDPVGAVSKAAAEGVGKIISIGTGIESSLATIELSRKYRGVYVSVGIHPHSASSFNEEVMREFEGMAEDPKVVAIGETGLDYHYMNSPREDQIRSFEAHMELAKRRNLPFVVHVRDAEEELLSMLREADLGPRPGVIHCFSGDYETAKKYLDLGFFISFSGIVTFKRAEEVRDAAARIPIERLLYETDSPYLAPVPQRGKPNEPCNVVHVARLISELRGLSLEEFTQIVFENVTELFPKVSKDKDGLI
- the nrdR gene encoding transcriptional repressor NrdR — protein: MKCPFCKSDDTRVVDSREGKDGFSVRRRRECNDCQERFTTYERIHHAEVMVVKKDGRREEFDRNKIIAGMRKACEKRPVSTEVIEDFVSGLEKELLERGEREISSEEIGKKLIDKLYDIDQVAYVRFASVYRSFKDVNEFLDEVTGLLKEKK
- a CDS encoding serine hydroxymethyltransferase, encoding MSHLKTVDERIAEVIRMETQRQEWKLEMIASENYVSDAVMEAMGSVLTNKYAEGLPGRRYYGGCEFVDVAEDLARERALELFGADAVNVQPHSGAQANMAVFFAALKPGETVLGMRLDHGGHLTHGHPVNFSGRLYNVVAYGVSKETGTIDYDEVRELALEHSPGLIIAGWSAYPRDVDYAKFRSIADECGALLLADIAHPAGLVVAGLHSDPVPHCDFVTTTTHKTLRGPRGGMVMMKEEHAKTVNSRVFPGTQGGPLMHVIAAKAVAFKEALTPEFLEYQRQIVKNAQRLGENLLNAGLKLVSGGTDNHLVLVDLTETEFTGQVVEQTLEKAGITVNKNTIPFDPRPPMVTSGVRIGTPAITTRGMKEPEIDAISGFIMEAFNNHEDEKVLGRIKEDVKELCLRFPVYGHRLGG